A stretch of the Alnus glutinosa chromosome 6, dhAlnGlut1.1, whole genome shotgun sequence genome encodes the following:
- the LOC133870402 gene encoding uncharacterized protein LOC133870402 yields the protein MGIKGHHQNKFVRFITIPFRILGKTRDFYVRSMTSCAQGVGYSQSMGSAATLPKSFSVSSSRGGDDEDFRELMRAASARTSVDRLDMDMILKQQAATQSAAMMMAGSKGLPKCSSVGMGKIDEDRPCDFEEAVGAGGVKADLFYPRSRSYAVTKRSVVF from the coding sequence ATGGGAATCAAGGGACACCACCAAAACAAGTTCGTCCGGTTCATTACAATACCCTTTAGGATTCTGGGCAAAACAAGAGACTTTTACGTCCGAAGCATGACGAGCTGCGCACAGGGAGTGGGCTACAGCCAGAGCATGGGCAGCGCGGCAACCTTGCCTAAGAGCTTCAGTGTCAGCTCGTCGAGGGGCGGCGATGACGAAGATTTTAGAGAGCTTATGAGAGCTGCCTCCGCTAGGACTTCGGTTGATAGGCTTGACATGGATATGATTCTCAAGCAGCAGGCGGCGACCCAGTCCGCCGCAATGATGATGGCCGGATCCAAGGGATTGCCCAAGTGCTCTAGCGTCGGAATGGGCAAGATCGATGAGGACAGGCCGTGTGATTTTGAAGAAGCTGTTGGTGCTGGCGGCGTGAAGGCGGATTTGTTTTATCCAAGAAGCAGAAGCTACGCTGTCACAAAGAGAAGTGTTGTGTTTTGA